One genomic segment of Flavobacteriales bacterium includes these proteins:
- a CDS encoding nucleotidyltransferase — protein sequence MKPALLILAAGMGSRYGGLKQIDGIGPNEEPIIEYSIYDAIQSGFGKIVFVIRKEFDEAFRSRFAKFESMIEIAYAYQPVQVELEGVDLVERQKPWGTSHAVLVAKECINEPFAVINADDYYGANSFKIMADFLSNDCSPSVMSMLGYVLENTLSEHGTVNRGVCEVNANNELIEVIERTKIANVNGKVEYNLGEEGGAELNPKASVSMNYWGFHPSIFEHIENGLHTFMKVHSQDPKAEYYIPNIVTDLINNGTMAVRVIPTTDTWFGVTYKEDKPMAVAAIAEQIEKGVYPTPLWG from the coding sequence ATGAAACCAGCACTTTTAATATTAGCCGCAGGAATGGGAAGCCGATATGGTGGACTCAAGCAAATTGATGGTATAGGACCGAATGAAGAACCCATCATAGAATATTCTATTTATGACGCTATACAGTCTGGTTTCGGAAAAATTGTATTTGTTATTCGTAAAGAATTTGATGAAGCCTTTCGTTCCCGTTTTGCTAAGTTCGAAAGTATGATTGAAATCGCTTATGCTTATCAGCCTGTACAAGTCGAATTAGAAGGGGTTGATTTGGTAGAACGTCAAAAGCCATGGGGAACGTCCCATGCTGTATTGGTTGCAAAGGAATGTATTAATGAGCCTTTTGCAGTTATCAATGCCGATGATTATTACGGAGCCAACTCCTTTAAAATAATGGCTGATTTTCTAAGTAATGATTGCTCGCCATCGGTAATGTCTATGTTAGGTTATGTTTTGGAAAATACCCTATCAGAGCATGGTACAGTAAACCGAGGGGTGTGCGAAGTAAACGCCAATAACGAACTTATTGAAGTGATTGAACGCACCAAAATTGCCAATGTTAATGGTAAGGTAGAGTATAATTTAGGTGAAGAGGGTGGAGCAGAACTTAACCCCAAAGCCAGTGTGTCTATGAACTATTGGGGTTTTCACCCTTCCATATTTGAGCACATTGAAAATGGCTTACATACCTTCATGAAAGTACATTCACAAGACCCTAAGGCAGAGTATTACATTCCAAATATAGTAACCGATTTAATCAATAATGGTACTATGGCAGTAAGGGTAATTCCTACTACTGATACTTGGTTTGGTGTTACCTACAAAGAAGACAAGCCTATGGCAGTTGCTGCCATTGCCGAACAAATCGAAAAGGGCGTTTACCCAACACCTTTGTGGGGCTAG
- a CDS encoding peptidoglycan DD-metalloendopeptidase family protein gives MTKTHIKLGLFGIIACILIVFSSCNSIESAPPTPSTFEYGICVDTFKVVKGQVEAGQTLGAILYLNHINHGTIDKIVRASKGIFDFRKAKVGENYTVICSDDSIQKAKYFIYETSSTDYVVFDIRDTIKVYTGQKEIEVRIKKSSGKIESSLWNALVNNNMSPALVMELSGIYAWTIDFFRIQKGDYFKIIYEERFVEDEFIGIGRVYAALFNHANEDFYAFYFEEEENYGDYFDDEGGALRKAFLRAPLNFSRISSSYSKRRKHPVTGRVKAHLGTDYAAPTGTPILSTANGTVTHARYKRNNGNYVKIRHNSTYTTQYLHMSKIKSGIRPGVYVKQGDVIGYVGSTGLATGPHVCYRFWKNGRQVDPYKQKLPPSKPVKKENRAEFDSIKDSLMNILVEIPSDF, from the coding sequence ATGACAAAAACACATATTAAACTAGGTTTATTTGGAATTATAGCCTGTATTTTAATAGTGTTTTCTTCTTGCAATTCTATAGAATCAGCCCCCCCCACTCCAAGCACTTTCGAATACGGAATTTGTGTAGATACCTTTAAAGTAGTAAAGGGTCAGGTTGAGGCTGGTCAAACACTTGGAGCTATACTTTACCTTAACCATATCAATCATGGAACAATTGATAAAATTGTAAGAGCATCAAAAGGCATTTTTGATTTTAGAAAAGCCAAAGTGGGTGAAAATTATACTGTAATATGTTCTGACGATTCTATTCAAAAAGCTAAGTACTTTATTTATGAAACATCGAGTACTGACTATGTGGTTTTTGATATCAGAGATACTATCAAAGTTTATACTGGACAAAAAGAAATTGAAGTTAGAATAAAAAAGTCAAGCGGTAAAATAGAGTCGTCTTTGTGGAATGCTTTAGTAAATAATAACATGAGTCCAGCTTTAGTGATGGAGCTGTCAGGAATATACGCATGGACAATAGATTTCTTTAGGATACAAAAAGGCGATTACTTCAAGATAATTTATGAAGAACGCTTTGTAGAAGATGAATTTATAGGAATAGGGCGAGTCTATGCCGCTTTATTTAACCATGCTAACGAAGATTTTTATGCTTTTTACTTTGAAGAGGAAGAAAACTATGGCGATTATTTTGATGACGAAGGAGGAGCTTTACGCAAAGCCTTTTTACGAGCACCATTAAACTTCTCCCGAATAAGCTCAAGCTATAGCAAACGTAGAAAGCACCCCGTAACGGGAAGAGTAAAAGCACATTTGGGAACGGATTATGCAGCACCTACTGGAACGCCAATTTTATCAACAGCTAATGGTACGGTTACACATGCTAGGTACAAAAGAAACAATGGTAACTATGTAAAAATTCGCCATAATAGTACCTATACAACTCAGTACCTGCATATGTCAAAAATAAAATCTGGTATTCGACCAGGAGTGTATGTCAAGCAAGGCGATGTAATTGGCTATGTGGGAAGTACTGGACTAGCAACAGGTCCGCACGTGTGTTACCGTTTTTGGAAAAATGGTAGACAAGTTGACCCATACAAGCAAAAACTACCCCCTTCAAAACCGGTTAAAAAAGAAAATAGAGCGGAATTCGATAGTATTAAGGACAGCTTAATGAATATACTAGTTGAAATTCCTTCCGATTTTTAG
- a CDS encoding PorP/SprF family type IX secretion system membrane protein, translating to MKNWIYILLLCPFLGFTQDIQFSQWYNNPFYLNPANTGLFDGDYRITAHQREQWASVSIPFNSTSVAFDMPFKSWGFGAQLLRDQSGSSNLSLTQLSISAARFVERWSFGLQLGFAQQNIDYSELYFLDSGEQIPSLSKSFMDIGLGINNTLYISDSELKLGYSLAHINKPNRSFYSNEDLLAVKHQISTVLQKPLNTEWSLEPFFYYALQSKQAQSMIGSKLTFDISEYYFQDIKLEAGSFYRFGDAVGLLVGINWQSSHLAFSYDWNVSDLVPASNSLGAWELSFRHIIKSSMPRPSYKTCPTFL from the coding sequence ATGAAAAATTGGATTTACATACTTCTTTTGTGTCCATTTCTTGGCTTTACTCAAGATATCCAATTTAGTCAGTGGTACAATAACCCCTTTTACCTAAACCCTGCTAATACTGGTCTGTTTGATGGCGATTACAGAATAACAGCTCATCAACGTGAGCAATGGGCAAGTGTAAGTATTCCTTTTAACAGTACATCTGTGGCTTTCGATATGCCTTTTAAATCGTGGGGCTTTGGAGCCCAATTGTTAAGGGATCAGTCCGGGAGTTCAAATTTATCACTAACACAATTATCCATATCAGCAGCACGTTTTGTAGAACGCTGGAGCTTTGGTTTACAACTTGGATTTGCTCAACAGAATATTGATTACTCTGAATTGTACTTTCTGGATTCTGGCGAACAAATCCCCTCTTTAAGTAAGAGCTTTATGGACATAGGACTTGGCATAAATAACACCCTTTACATTTCTGATTCAGAACTTAAACTCGGCTATTCATTGGCCCATATAAATAAGCCTAACCGTTCGTTTTATTCCAATGAGGATTTGCTAGCGGTAAAGCATCAGATAAGTACCGTTCTACAGAAACCCCTTAACACTGAATGGTCCTTAGAGCCTTTTTTCTATTATGCTTTGCAAAGCAAACAAGCACAATCTATGATAGGCTCGAAGCTTACATTTGATATCAGCGAATATTACTTCCAAGATATAAAATTAGAAGCCGGTAGTTTCTACCGCTTCGGTGATGCGGTGGGCTTATTAGTTGGTATTAATTGGCAAAGCAGTCATTTAGCATTTTCTTACGACTGGAACGTATCGGACCTAGTGCCAGCAAGTAACTCATTAGGTGCTTGGGAACTTTCGTTTAGACATATTATAAAATCTTCGATGCCTCGACCATCGTACAAAACGTGTCCAACCTTCTTATGA
- the ispG gene encoding (E)-4-hydroxy-3-methylbut-2-enyl-diphosphate synthase — translation MTKPSYCNSLTRYSRSRTREVMVGNVGVGGDNPIRIQSMTTTDTMDTQATVEQSIRMIEAGCEIVRITAPSKKDAENLQNIKDELRARGYDTPLVADIHFTPNAAEIAARIVEKVRVNPGNYADKKKFEELEYTDETYQQELQRIKERFVPLVRICKEEGTALRIGTNHGSLSDRILGRYGDTPLGMVESALEFLRICQEEDYHNIILSMKASNTQVMVQAYRLLIAKMKEENMNYPLHLGVTEAGEGEDGRIKSAVGIGTLLEDGIGDTVRVSLTEEPEYEIPVARELVKRYGTRKKHQNIKAITSYPIDSYNYVRRESNKVLNIGEKQVPIVMADFSLKKKLSPASFFALGYRYSVPTDKWNIGDMACDYVFLGDEEIDFNIPGTLGVVYHYDTWLKHQNEDRVYPFLTHKQYLEKDTFSEQLNIIYACLPDLSAELINALKSDPTAVLLIDSWNAHGMAEQRRLFVELMNEKCNVPVIIGRAYGNLKEEELQLHAATDMGALLLDGLGDGIFIAAENCGSDQTVNQTAFGILQATRTRISKTEYISCPSCGRTLFDLQETTAKIRAKTNHLKGLKIGIMGCIVNGPGEMADADYGYVGTGVGKITLYKEKEVVQRNIPEDQAVDALIDLIKTYGDWVEPK, via the coding sequence ATGACTAAACCCTCTTATTGTAATAGCTTAACAAGATACAGCCGCTCAAGAACAAGAGAAGTGATGGTAGGAAATGTGGGTGTTGGAGGTGACAACCCTATACGCATACAGTCCATGACCACGACCGATACTATGGACACTCAAGCAACTGTAGAGCAAAGTATTCGAATGATAGAAGCAGGTTGTGAAATTGTGAGAATCACTGCTCCTTCTAAAAAAGATGCCGAGAACCTTCAAAATATAAAAGACGAATTAAGAGCTAGAGGCTATGATACCCCTTTGGTTGCCGATATACACTTTACCCCAAACGCTGCCGAAATAGCGGCTCGAATAGTCGAAAAGGTAAGAGTAAACCCTGGCAACTACGCCGATAAGAAAAAGTTTGAAGAGTTAGAATATACTGATGAAACATATCAGCAAGAACTTCAACGCATCAAAGAACGTTTCGTTCCATTAGTCAGAATTTGTAAGGAAGAAGGTACTGCTTTGCGAATAGGCACCAATCACGGCTCGCTTTCCGATAGGATTTTAGGGCGTTATGGCGACACTCCACTAGGCATGGTAGAATCTGCCTTAGAGTTTTTGCGTATTTGTCAAGAAGAAGACTACCACAACATCATCCTTTCCATGAAGGCAAGCAACACCCAAGTGATGGTGCAAGCCTATCGCCTTTTGATTGCAAAGATGAAGGAGGAAAATATGAATTACCCCTTACATTTGGGTGTAACCGAAGCCGGTGAGGGCGAAGACGGACGTATTAAATCTGCTGTAGGTATTGGTACACTTTTAGAAGATGGCATTGGCGACACGGTTCGTGTATCACTAACAGAAGAGCCTGAATATGAAATCCCAGTAGCAAGAGAATTAGTAAAGCGTTACGGCACCAGAAAGAAACACCAAAACATAAAAGCCATTACAAGCTACCCTATAGATAGCTATAACTACGTCCGAAGGGAAAGCAATAAAGTCTTAAACATTGGCGAAAAGCAAGTGCCTATTGTTATGGCTGATTTTTCACTCAAGAAAAAACTAAGTCCAGCTTCCTTTTTTGCCTTAGGCTACCGCTATTCTGTGCCGACAGACAAATGGAACATTGGCGATATGGCATGCGATTATGTCTTTTTGGGCGATGAAGAAATTGACTTCAACATTCCAGGAACATTAGGCGTCGTTTACCATTACGACACTTGGCTAAAGCACCAAAATGAAGACAGAGTTTATCCTTTTCTAACTCACAAACAGTATTTAGAAAAAGACACTTTTTCGGAACAACTGAATATTATTTATGCTTGCTTACCTGACCTCAGCGCTGAACTTATCAATGCTCTGAAAAGCGACCCTACTGCTGTTTTACTTATTGACAGCTGGAACGCTCACGGCATGGCAGAACAAAGGCGTTTGTTCGTTGAGCTCATGAATGAAAAATGCAACGTTCCGGTTATTATCGGTCGTGCCTACGGCAACCTCAAAGAGGAAGAGTTGCAACTGCATGCTGCAACCGATATGGGAGCTTTATTACTTGATGGCCTAGGCGATGGTATATTCATTGCTGCTGAAAACTGCGGCTCTGACCAAACCGTTAATCAAACGGCTTTTGGCATACTACAAGCCACACGAACGCGTATCTCCAAAACCGAATACATCTCTTGCCCGTCCTGTGGACGTACACTCTTTGATTTGCAAGAAACAACGGCCAAAATTCGTGCCAAAACCAACCACCTCAAAGGGTTAAAAATTGGTATAATGGGTTGCATCGTTAATGGACCTGGTGAAATGGCCGATGCCGACTACGGATATGTTGGTACAGGTGTAGGAAAAATTACCCTCTACAAAGAAAAAGAAGTGGTGCAACGCAACATTCCTGAAGACCAAGCCGTGGATGCCCTCATTGACCTTATCAAAACCTATGGCGATTGGGTTGAGCCTAAGTAA
- a CDS encoding gliding motility-associated C-terminal domain-containing protein, whose protein sequence is MRGILIGLLFYSWASIAQNLFFIENKGQWDIPFESKIDIANGALFLEEKALTFNFVDASFFTHQHEAKPQSDSLSAHAYRWNFLKANTPVISYSKPLEGEHNYFTNRQKVSNLKKHQKVTYNNLYDGIDYTIYTYGDGLKYDWIVQPNADPTDIKMRLDGIDQIELREGRLHLFTSLNLITEERPYAYQWIDNEKIDVECHFILKNKKLSFDFPKGYNTNYELIIDPEMIFSSYSGSVASNFGYTATYDDYGFLYAGGTAYDIGYPITVGAYQTAYNGGVVGNDVVLTKYDTTGSFLIYSTYLGGAGDEVPHSLIVYEEELFVLGTTGSSDFPVTANAFDNTFNGGPFLAVNGVGVNYSNGCDIYVSRLSADGTELLSSTFLGGTDNDGFNSSLTLRYNYADQMRGEIDIDSEGNCYIASSTFSNDFPIVNSLIQPANNGGQDGVLVKMDKSLENILWSSYWGGTSDDALYSLAFDNNNNIYAAGGTSSANLNTSATAYAPDYLGGGVDAFVTHFSNDGDDIINSTFFGSDQYDQSYFIELDNDGDVYLFGQTLAPNNTLVFNAVFSQPNSGQFVCKLNSELSSLEFSTVFGSGSGGIDISPTAFLVDACNRIYCSGWGGATNGADNLGPGGNTLDLVTTFDAFQSETDGSDFYLIIFEDNANTLSYASFFGGDQAEEHVDGGTSRFDKKGTVYQSVCAGCGGFSDFPTTEGAYSSTNGASCNNAVFKFDPDFPLTIANFFAPSLTCDWEVPFENLSIGDNNSYSWDFGDGNTSTETTPVHTYTAEGVYEVTLVTNDPTSCNLTDTLKKNITIDKNEFSEQSDLFICKDDSVLLNPTTLADFEYQWFPASGLENSFDVSTTASPSTTTEYYLIGQYENCFDSIRQLIRVDDVDLVYNPQAEICGLPIYLKAFVGDSTELSWSTSADFSTTVEQDSFLVSSHGTYYLRATKDDCVKTGAIDVALSDDCCSDKNIIIPNAFTPNGDLLNDRYRIKDELNIIREFELNVFNRWGQKVFFTTQKDDSWDGYFKGELQPTSVFDYHLTIGCVGGEKQFFKKGNISLIR, encoded by the coding sequence ATGAGGGGGATATTAATAGGCTTACTTTTCTACTCTTGGGCATCCATAGCTCAAAACCTTTTTTTTATTGAAAATAAAGGGCAATGGGATATTCCGTTTGAATCAAAAATAGACATCGCAAATGGAGCATTATTTTTAGAAGAAAAAGCCTTGACCTTTAATTTTGTAGACGCTTCATTTTTCACTCATCAACATGAAGCCAAGCCCCAAAGTGACAGCCTTTCTGCTCATGCTTACCGTTGGAATTTTTTAAAAGCTAATACGCCAGTAATATCATATTCCAAGCCTCTAGAAGGAGAACACAATTACTTTACAAATCGGCAAAAGGTATCGAACTTAAAAAAGCATCAAAAAGTAACCTACAACAACTTGTATGATGGAATAGATTACACCATTTATACCTATGGAGATGGGCTAAAATACGATTGGATAGTACAGCCCAATGCTGACCCAACTGACATAAAAATGAGGTTGGACGGCATTGACCAAATTGAGTTAAGAGAAGGCCGTTTACACCTTTTTACCTCTTTAAACCTTATTACAGAAGAGCGACCCTACGCCTATCAATGGATTGATAATGAAAAAATAGATGTGGAGTGTCATTTTATATTGAAAAACAAAAAACTCTCTTTTGATTTCCCAAAAGGGTACAATACCAATTATGAGTTAATTATTGATCCTGAAATGATATTCTCATCCTATTCTGGTTCGGTAGCCAGCAACTTTGGTTATACCGCAACCTATGATGATTATGGGTTTTTATATGCAGGAGGGACCGCTTATGACATTGGCTATCCCATAACAGTTGGTGCATACCAAACAGCATACAATGGCGGAGTTGTAGGCAACGATGTGGTATTGACCAAGTATGACACAACGGGTTCATTTTTAATATACTCTACCTATTTAGGTGGGGCAGGTGATGAGGTACCTCATAGCCTAATAGTATATGAAGAAGAGTTGTTTGTCTTAGGAACTACTGGCTCTTCAGACTTTCCTGTTACGGCAAATGCTTTTGATAACACTTTTAACGGAGGACCTTTTTTAGCAGTAAATGGAGTAGGAGTTAACTACTCAAATGGCTGTGATATTTATGTAAGCCGCCTAAGTGCTGATGGGACAGAGCTCTTATCCTCAACTTTTTTGGGAGGGACTGACAACGATGGCTTCAACAGCTCTTTAACTTTACGTTACAACTATGCCGACCAAATGCGAGGAGAAATAGATATTGATAGTGAAGGAAATTGCTATATCGCTTCCTCTACCTTTTCCAATGACTTTCCTATTGTGAATAGTTTAATTCAACCGGCTAATAATGGCGGACAAGATGGAGTATTAGTGAAAATGGACAAGTCCCTAGAAAATATTTTATGGAGCTCCTATTGGGGCGGAACTAGTGATGATGCCCTCTATTCGTTAGCTTTTGACAATAACAATAATATCTATGCTGCTGGTGGAACATCGTCAGCAAATCTAAACACCTCTGCTACGGCATATGCTCCCGATTATTTAGGAGGTGGTGTAGATGCTTTTGTTACACATTTTTCTAATGATGGAGATGATATTATAAACTCTACCTTTTTTGGTTCTGACCAATACGACCAATCGTATTTTATAGAATTGGATAATGATGGAGATGTCTATCTTTTTGGTCAAACTTTAGCCCCCAATAATACTCTTGTTTTCAATGCTGTATTTTCACAACCGAATAGTGGGCAGTTTGTCTGTAAATTAAATTCAGAGCTTTCATCCTTAGAGTTTTCTACTGTATTTGGCTCGGGTAGTGGTGGAATAGACATCTCGCCAACAGCCTTTTTGGTAGATGCTTGTAACCGAATTTATTGTTCCGGATGGGGAGGAGCTACAAATGGTGCCGATAACTTAGGTCCTGGCGGCAACACTTTGGATTTAGTTACCACTTTTGACGCCTTTCAATCGGAAACGGATGGCAGTGATTTTTACCTAATTATTTTTGAAGATAACGCAAACACCTTATCCTATGCTTCATTTTTTGGTGGCGACCAAGCTGAAGAACACGTAGACGGCGGAACCAGTCGATTCGATAAAAAAGGAACGGTCTATCAATCTGTATGTGCTGGCTGTGGTGGATTTTCCGATTTTCCTACTACTGAAGGAGCCTATTCATCAACCAATGGAGCAAGTTGTAATAATGCTGTCTTTAAGTTTGATCCAGATTTCCCATTGACTATTGCAAACTTCTTTGCACCCTCACTAACTTGTGACTGGGAGGTTCCTTTTGAAAACCTAAGTATTGGTGATAATAATTCTTACTCATGGGACTTTGGCGATGGTAATACCTCAACTGAAACAACGCCTGTACATACCTATACAGCTGAGGGAGTTTATGAAGTTACACTTGTTACAAATGACCCGACTTCTTGTAACCTTACAGACACTTTAAAGAAAAACATTACAATAGATAAAAATGAATTTTCAGAGCAAAGCGATTTATTCATTTGTAAAGACGATAGCGTATTATTAAACCCTACTACTCTGGCAGATTTTGAATACCAATGGTTTCCAGCAAGCGGATTAGAAAATAGCTTTGACGTTTCAACTACTGCTTCACCAAGCACTACCACCGAATATTATTTAATTGGTCAGTACGAAAACTGCTTTGATAGTATTAGGCAGTTAATAAGAGTAGATGATGTTGATTTGGTATATAACCCTCAGGCTGAAATATGTGGCTTGCCCATTTATCTTAAGGCATTTGTAGGTGATTCAACGGAACTAAGCTGGTCAACCAGTGCAGATTTTAGCACTACTGTTGAACAAGATAGCTTTTTGGTTTCTTCACATGGTACCTATTATTTAAGGGCTACCAAAGACGATTGTGTGAAAACTGGAGCCATTGATGTCGCTCTTTCTGACGACTGCTGTTCGGACAAAAACATCATTATTCCAAATGCCTTCACGCCAAACGGTGACCTGTTAAACGATAGATATAGAATTAAAGATGAGCTTAATATTATCCGAGAATTTGAATTAAATGTCTTTAACAGATGGGGTCAAAAGGTGTTTTTTACAACACAAAAAGACGACAGTTGGGACGGTTATTTTAAAGGAGAATTACAGCCTACTTCCGTGTTTGATTATCATTTAACTATTGGATGCGTTGGTGGAGAGAAGCAATTTTTTAAGAAAGGAAACATTTCGCTTATTAGATGA
- a CDS encoding tetratricopeptide repeat protein has product MATFSFGQNKSALVNEGNYYFELKDYFSTIYFYELALEKDSTLSSLWHPLAESYHLTHQYSKAIRYFQKAEALKQDAKYPNILLYLGMLHKNIGSYEEASTYLQTFLDEHPYPSDYWYRKGLMELKGSELAQFMKDKDEVSVEHLDDKVNSSVSDFAPFTDDKGHLYFSSMEKDDGLANELYIGHRSKLMIADKGGIAKAFNVFNDLDYHIANLSLNPDGTEAFFTKCKNEKNEIQCYLYKSILKDGLWQTPQLMDERFNTTNAKNTHPQWALWEGVEGLFISSDRRGGEGDLDIWFIPMQGSPQHLGNGINTVGKEVTPFYHSTERVLYFSSDFHPGLGGFDIFQTPWEENWGLVSNVGKPLNSSANDLYYSSRLDSPLLGYFSSNRTGSQTLSYESCCNDIYAFEKTEECVCIKIDSLATAMRLNLPLSLYFHNDEPNPNTRDTTTTLSYTDAYDSFVSLKEEYVKRFASVLGGTAKNQAERQMRTFFDQSVNQGMAQLQAFAQQLQEAMALGASIDLKLKGFTSPLTDSDYNTLLAKRRISSVENYLRAYNEEVLLPYLESGKLTLVELPLGETQVNMEVSDNPNDRRNSVYSIKASRERRIEIQSISVEF; this is encoded by the coding sequence ATGGCAACGTTTTCTTTCGGACAAAACAAGTCCGCTTTGGTTAACGAAGGCAATTATTATTTTGAGCTCAAGGACTACTTTTCTACTATATACTTTTACGAATTAGCCTTGGAAAAGGACAGTACATTAAGCAGTTTGTGGCACCCTTTAGCAGAAAGCTATCACCTCACCCATCAGTATTCCAAAGCCATTAGGTATTTTCAAAAGGCAGAGGCTTTAAAGCAAGATGCTAAGTACCCCAACATTCTTTTGTATTTAGGGATGTTACATAAAAATATAGGCAGTTATGAGGAGGCTTCTACCTACCTTCAAACTTTTTTGGATGAACATCCCTATCCATCTGATTATTGGTACAGAAAAGGCTTGATGGAACTCAAAGGCAGTGAGTTAGCACAATTCATGAAAGATAAGGATGAGGTAAGTGTAGAACATTTGGACGATAAGGTAAACTCTTCAGTATCTGATTTTGCACCCTTTACAGACGACAAGGGGCATTTGTATTTTTCATCAATGGAAAAAGATGACGGACTTGCAAATGAGCTATATATTGGACACCGTTCTAAACTGATGATTGCCGACAAAGGAGGGATTGCAAAAGCCTTCAATGTCTTCAACGATTTGGATTATCATATTGCTAATTTATCTTTAAATCCTGATGGTACTGAAGCCTTTTTTACCAAGTGTAAGAATGAAAAAAATGAGATACAATGCTATTTATACAAGAGCATTTTAAAAGATGGTTTGTGGCAAACACCTCAGCTAATGGACGAACGCTTTAACACTACGAATGCCAAAAATACCCATCCGCAATGGGCGTTGTGGGAAGGCGTTGAAGGGCTTTTTATCTCATCGGACAGAAGAGGAGGAGAAGGCGATTTGGACATTTGGTTTATACCAATGCAAGGCAGTCCTCAACACTTAGGTAATGGCATTAATACAGTAGGCAAGGAAGTAACGCCATTTTACCATTCGACAGAAAGGGTATTGTATTTTAGTTCTGATTTTCATCCTGGTTTGGGAGGCTTTGATATTTTCCAAACACCTTGGGAAGAAAATTGGGGTTTAGTATCAAATGTTGGAAAACCGCTAAACAGCAGTGCCAACGATTTGTACTATAGCTCACGATTGGACAGCCCTTTGTTGGGGTATTTTTCTTCTAACCGAACCGGCTCACAAACCCTTAGCTACGAAAGCTGTTGTAATGATATTTATGCCTTTGAAAAAACAGAAGAATGCGTTTGTATAAAAATAGACAGCCTAGCCACTGCTATGCGTCTTAACTTGCCTTTGAGTTTGTATTTCCATAACGATGAACCTAATCCAAATACTAGAGACACTACAACAACTCTTTCTTATACCGATGCTTATGATTCTTTTGTTAGCCTAAAGGAAGAATACGTCAAGCGATTTGCTTCCGTTTTGGGAGGTACAGCAAAAAATCAGGCGGAAAGACAAATGCGCACCTTTTTTGACCAAAGCGTTAATCAAGGTATGGCACAACTGCAAGCATTTGCCCAACAACTGCAAGAGGCTATGGCATTGGGTGCTAGCATTGACCTTAAACTAAAGGGCTTTACCTCACCACTGACTGATAGCGATTACAACACTCTATTGGCAAAACGACGTATTTCTAGTGTAGAAAACTACTTAAGAGCCTACAACGAGGAGGTGCTTTTACCTTATTTAGAAAGCGGAAAACTGACCCTCGTAGAGTTGCCTTTGGGCGAAACCCAAGTCAATATGGAGGTGAGTGACAATCCGAATGACAGGCGTAATTCGGTTTACAGCATAAAGGCATCAAGAGAAAGGCGTATTGAGATTCAATCCATTTCTGTTGAATTTTAG